The following are encoded in a window of Perca flavescens isolate YP-PL-M2 chromosome 24, PFLA_1.0, whole genome shotgun sequence genomic DNA:
- the LOC114551023 gene encoding claudin-34-like codes for MNYLAHTAHAQLYALSLGCVGWTLTAMSLGLIQWRVWLVSDREVISSGVAWVGIWRACFNSHTLVTPGFRVMHCRYISLAEAFTPPEIVAAQVLMLLSLLVGLCGNAAGVYALRNIYFGTERNCPIRLAFFTTGVLCLLAAVMSLTPLLWNLISVVTNQTIEFPPEFNMPQAPDSQHVGCGIGVGMVGTVLMIVSGIIFCMYRLPVRSQHLGGSLNAQSKTDSRGAAVKDNPAFESHEHDV; via the coding sequence ATGAACTACCTGGCCCACACCGCCCACGCCCAGCTCTATGCCCTCTCGCTGGGCTGCGTTGGCTGGACTCTCACCGCCATGTCCCTCGGACTCATCCAGTGGAGGGTTTGGCTAGTGTCTGACAGGGAGGTCATCAGCTCCGGAGTGGCCTGGGTGGGCATCTGGCGGGCCTGCTTCAACAGCCACACCCTGGTGACCCCTGGCTTCAGGGTCATGCACTGTAGGTACATCAGCCTGGCCGAGGCCTTCACGCCTCCAGAGATCGTGGCGGCTCAGGTTCTCATGCTCCTGTCTCTGCTCGTGGGGCtgtgtggcaacgctgccggcGTTTATGCCTTGAGGAACATCTACTTTGGGACGGAGAGGAACTGCCCAATCCGCTTGGCGTTCTTCACCACCGGCGTGCTGTGCCTGTTGGCCGCCGTGATGTCACTCAcacctctcctgtggaacctgATCTCCGTGGTGACAAATCAGACGATCGAGTTCCCCCCTGAGTTTAACATGCCCCAGGCTCCTGATTCTCAACACGTGGGGTGCGGCATCGGGGTCGGGATGGTGGGGACGGTCCTCATGATTGTCTCCGGGATTATTTTCTGTATGTACAGGTTACCCGTGAGGTCACAGCACCTGGGCGGGTCATTAAATGCTCAATCAAAGACTGACAGCAGGGGGGCTGCGGTGAAAGATAACCCAGCGTTTGAGTCTCACGAACACGATGTTTAA
- the sumo1 gene encoding small ubiquitin-related modifier 1 — protein sequence MSDTETKPSSQDGGDKKDGEYIKLKVIGQDSSEIHFKVKMTTHLKKLKESYSQRQGVPASTLRFLFEGQRIADNQTPKELGMEDEDVIEVYQEQTGGLWND from the exons ATGTCAGATACG GAGACAAAACCATCCAGCCAAGACGGGGGCGATAAGAAGGATGGAGAGTACATTAAATTAAAAGTGATTGGCCAG GACAGCAGCGAAATTCACTTTAAGGTTAAAATGACGACACATCTGAAGAAGCTGAAGGAGTCCTACAGTCAGAGACAG GGTGTCCCAGCAAGCACGCTAAGGTTTCTGTTTGAAGGACAGAGAATCGCAGACAACCAAACTCCGAAAGAG CTGGGGATGGAGGATGAGGACGTCATCGAGGTTTATCAAGAACAGACTGGCGGACTTTGGAATGATTAA